A portion of the Bufo gargarizans isolate SCDJY-AF-19 unplaced genomic scaffold, ASM1485885v1 fragScaff_scaffold_1_pilon:::fragment_2:::debris, whole genome shotgun sequence genome contains these proteins:
- the LOC122922327 gene encoding bladder cancer-associated protein A produces the protein MYCLQWLLPVLLIPKPLNPALWFNHSMFMGFYLLSFLLERKPCTICALVFLGALILICYSCWGNCFLYHCSGSQLPELAHDPAVVGT, from the coding sequence ATGTACTGCCTACAATGGCTGCTCCCGGTTCTCCTCATCCCCAAGCCTCTAAATCCAGCCCTTTGGTTCAACCACTCGATGTTCATGGGCTTCTACCTCCTGAGCTTCTTGCTGGAGAGGAAGCCGTGCACCATCTGCGCCTTGGTCTTCCTGGGAGCCCTCATCCTTATCTGCTACAGTTGTTGGGGCAATTGCTTCTTGTATCATTGCAGCGGCAGCCAGCTGCCAGAATTGGCCCATGACCCCGCGGTGGTGGGCACCTAA